The proteins below are encoded in one region of Alistipes indistinctus YIT 12060:
- a CDS encoding 1,4-dihydroxy-6-naphthoate synthase — MNLKLNISTCPNDTFMFEAMLHGRIDTEGLVFDLHLADIEQLNGAALSGEPDISKLSYAAVPQISDRYKILNSGSALGRGNGPLLVSRYKIYPDELHDARVAIPGEHTTANLLLNKIYPSVKDRRAYLFSDIAEAVMTGECDAGVLIHEGRFVYRKIGLQLVADLGVEWERLTGLPLPLGAIVVSRRLDAPLQRKIDRVLRRSIEYARANPAVSAGFVRQYAQELSEEVTRSHIELFVNDYSVDLGAEGRKAVTGLLGTETFGIKEEEVFV, encoded by the coding sequence ATGAACTTGAAGCTTAACATATCGACCTGCCCGAACGACACGTTCATGTTCGAAGCGATGCTGCACGGCCGCATCGACACGGAAGGACTCGTATTCGACCTGCACCTCGCCGACATCGAACAACTCAACGGGGCGGCACTCTCAGGGGAACCGGACATTTCGAAGCTGAGCTATGCAGCAGTCCCGCAAATCAGCGACCGGTACAAAATTCTCAACAGCGGCAGTGCGCTGGGCCGCGGCAACGGCCCGCTACTGGTAAGCCGTTACAAAATTTACCCCGACGAACTGCACGATGCACGGGTGGCCATCCCGGGCGAACACACCACCGCCAACCTGCTGCTGAACAAAATCTATCCGTCCGTCAAAGACCGGCGTGCCTACCTCTTTTCCGACATTGCCGAGGCGGTAATGACCGGAGAATGCGATGCGGGCGTGCTGATCCACGAAGGCAGGTTCGTCTACCGCAAAATCGGGCTGCAACTGGTAGCCGATCTCGGCGTCGAATGGGAAAGACTCACAGGACTGCCGCTGCCGCTCGGGGCCATCGTCGTATCGCGGCGGCTCGACGCCCCACTGCAACGGAAAATAGACCGGGTATTGCGCCGCAGCATCGAATATGCACGGGCCAACCCGGCGGTATCGGCCGGATTCGTCAGACAATACGCACAGGAACTGAGCGAAGAGGTCACCCGAAGCCACATCGAACTCTTCGTGAACGACTATTCGGTCGATCTGGGAGCGGAAGGGCGCAAAGCGGTCACTGGACTGCTCGGCACGGAAACGTTTGGCATAAAAGAAGAGGAGGTGTTCGTATGA
- a CDS encoding pimeloyl-ACP methyl esterase BioG family protein: MEQHWIVKERNRDLIVFALGWASDFHAVAHIRPEGYDILCTDDYRTIESVDPATVAGYRRIYLFAWSFGVWVSELIFRGIPFYKTVALNGTPLPVNNRYGIPPKSFAVTLKGIAHTGIEAFNRRTFGDFYDTIAPWLETRPFEEKYEELCNLFDASAKAYRPSITWSEAVIGLQDIIFPPDNVKAYWTEESPATEVQLCPGMPHYPYADPAIVLSRLHTEQPMQSRRHER; this comes from the coding sequence ATGGAACAGCATTGGATAGTCAAAGAGCGTAACCGGGACCTGATCGTCTTCGCATTGGGATGGGCCTCGGATTTCCATGCCGTCGCACACATCCGTCCCGAAGGTTACGATATCCTCTGTACGGACGATTACCGCACCATCGAATCGGTCGATCCGGCGACTGTCGCCGGATACCGGCGGATTTACCTGTTCGCATGGTCGTTCGGGGTCTGGGTTTCGGAGCTGATTTTCCGGGGTATTCCCTTTTACAAGACGGTCGCACTGAACGGCACCCCCCTGCCGGTAAACAATCGCTACGGCATTCCGCCGAAATCATTCGCAGTCACGCTCAAAGGGATCGCCCACACCGGAATCGAAGCTTTCAACCGCCGCACGTTCGGCGACTTTTACGACACGATCGCCCCTTGGCTCGAAACACGACCCTTCGAGGAGAAATACGAAGAGCTCTGCAACCTGTTCGATGCGTCGGCCAAAGCCTACCGTCCTTCGATCACATGGAGCGAAGCCGTGATCGGGCTTCAGGACATCATCTTCCCGCCGGACAACGTAAAAGCCTACTGGACCGAAGAGTCTCCCGCAACAGAGGTACAGTTATGTCCCGGCATGCCGCACTATCCGTATGCCGACCCGGCAATCGTACTGTCGAGGCTGCACACCGAACAACCGATGCAATCCCGCCGCCATGAGCGATAA
- a CDS encoding aminotransferase class I/II-fold pyridoxal phosphate-dependent enzyme, with protein sequence MIRETLASLTAEENLRTLPEIAPEGIYIEHEGKRYLNLSSNDYLGIACRDMHREFMHEIDESDAFLLSNPSSRLITGNSPEYTRLEQTLSDLYGGKAALVLGCGYMANSGILPAITEKGDLILADKLVHASLIDGLQLCKAEWQRFNHNDMDHLERLLVRHRGHYRNVWIVTESIFSMDGDCAPLATLQALKTKYDLKLYVDEAHAFGVCGPGGRGLAAATGTDCDILVATLGKAIASQGAFVITDGEIREFLVNRLRTLIFSTALPPISLRWSDYVIRRLPQMEPWREHLNLLSHRLTGSPSSTHIIPLMAGENHRAIEMSKKFREAGFWVMPIRYPTVPQGKARVRVSLNAALNTGAIVKFKEVWNSIG encoded by the coding sequence ATGATACGCGAAACCCTTGCTTCGCTGACGGCCGAAGAAAACCTGCGAACCCTGCCGGAAATAGCTCCTGAAGGGATTTATATCGAACATGAAGGCAAGCGTTACCTCAACCTTTCATCGAATGACTATCTGGGCATCGCGTGCCGCGACATGCACCGGGAGTTCATGCACGAAATAGACGAAAGCGACGCGTTTTTGCTAAGCAATCCCTCTTCCCGGCTGATTACCGGGAACAGTCCGGAATATACCCGCCTCGAACAGACCCTTTCCGATCTGTACGGCGGCAAAGCCGCGCTGGTACTCGGCTGCGGGTACATGGCCAACTCAGGCATACTGCCGGCGATAACCGAAAAAGGCGACCTGATCCTGGCAGACAAGCTGGTGCATGCGAGCCTGATCGACGGGCTGCAACTCTGCAAAGCGGAGTGGCAGCGTTTCAACCACAACGACATGGATCATCTGGAAAGGCTGCTGGTCCGTCACCGTGGACATTACCGCAACGTCTGGATCGTCACCGAATCGATCTTCAGCATGGACGGAGACTGCGCGCCGCTCGCAACTCTGCAAGCCCTAAAAACAAAATACGACCTGAAACTCTACGTAGACGAGGCGCATGCCTTCGGAGTCTGCGGCCCCGGCGGCCGGGGGCTGGCAGCTGCCACGGGTACGGATTGCGACATCCTGGTCGCCACGCTCGGCAAAGCGATCGCCTCGCAGGGTGCATTCGTAATCACGGACGGGGAAATACGGGAATTTCTGGTCAACCGCCTGCGGACGCTGATCTTCTCCACGGCACTGCCGCCCATCTCGCTACGCTGGTCGGACTACGTTATCCGGCGACTGCCGCAAATGGAGCCGTGGCGGGAACACCTGAACCTTTTGTCGCATCGACTGACCGGTTCGCCGTCCTCGACGCACATCATACCGCTGATGGCCGGGGAGAACCACCGCGCCATCGAAATGAGTAAAAAGTTCCGGGAAGCGGGCTTCTGGGTAATGCCGATCCGCTACCCCACCGTACCGCAGGGCAAAGCCCGCGTGCGCGTTTCGCTGAACGCTGCGCTGAACACCGGGGCAATCGTAAAATTCAAAGAGGTATGGAACAGCATTGGATAG
- a CDS encoding DMT family transporter: MKGHLALLLANTMFGFNVPIAKGVLASGMVSPYALNLFRMGGAALLFWIASLFAPREKVSRKDLVLLFFASLFSIQLNQTSFLIGLSMTSPIDASIAASTVPILTMLIAAVYLKEPITWKKAIGVAVGASGALLLILSNGTVDTAGRSGSIAGDMICLMGALSFAIYLAVFKRLIARYSSVTLMKWMFLYAAICAIPLCGGDAAAIDYAHLSPALWGGVLYVVCCATFFSYLLIPVGQKYLRPTVVGMYTYLQPFIASVVAVLAGLDRFGFAKGIAAVMVCLGVYIVNQSKSRAQLDAERAARQQAASAAQTSPRA; the protein is encoded by the coding sequence ATGAAAGGGCATTTGGCATTGTTGCTGGCGAATACGATGTTCGGTTTCAACGTGCCGATCGCCAAAGGGGTGCTTGCAAGCGGCATGGTGTCGCCCTATGCGCTCAATCTGTTCCGTATGGGCGGGGCCGCTTTGCTTTTCTGGATCGCATCGCTCTTCGCTCCCCGCGAGAAAGTCAGCCGAAAGGACCTCGTTTTGCTTTTCTTCGCATCGCTCTTCAGCATCCAACTTAACCAGACCTCTTTCCTGATAGGGTTGTCCATGACCTCGCCGATCGACGCATCGATTGCCGCTTCCACCGTGCCGATCCTGACGATGCTGATCGCCGCCGTCTACCTCAAAGAGCCGATTACGTGGAAAAAGGCGATTGGCGTCGCAGTCGGCGCTTCGGGTGCGCTGTTGCTGATCCTGAGTAACGGAACGGTCGATACGGCGGGACGGTCGGGCAGTATTGCAGGCGACATGATCTGCCTGATGGGTGCGCTGTCGTTTGCCATTTACCTGGCCGTCTTCAAGCGCCTGATCGCCCGTTATTCGTCGGTGACGTTGATGAAATGGATGTTCCTGTATGCTGCGATTTGCGCGATTCCGCTGTGCGGCGGCGATGCGGCGGCGATCGATTATGCGCATTTGTCCCCCGCTCTTTGGGGCGGCGTGCTCTATGTGGTTTGCTGCGCCACTTTCTTTTCTTACCTGTTGATTCCCGTCGGGCAAAAGTACCTGCGTCCGACGGTGGTGGGCATGTATACCTACCTGCAGCCTTTCATCGCGTCGGTGGTGGCCGTACTGGCCGGGCTCGACCGGTTCGGGTTTGCAAAGGGGATTGCCGCAGTGATGGTTTGCCTCGGCGTTTATATCGTTAACCAAAGTAAATCCCGTGCACAGTTGGATGCGGAACGGGCCGCCCGGCAGCAGGCCGCTTCGGCAGCCCAAACCTCTCCCCGAGCATAA
- the prfA gene encoding peptide chain release factor 1 — protein sequence MPDNSILSRLDGLKIKYEEIGQQMTDPEVIADVRKFIALNKEYKELEPIVHTSEKYRTALNNLAGAKEILATEKDEELREMARMEVSELEPAVAQMEEQIKLLLIPADPQDSKNAIVEIRGGTGGDEAAIFAGDLLRMYTKFVEKRGWKYEINSASEGSSGGFKEVVMKVTGDGVYGVLKYESGVHRVQRVPQTETQGRVHTSAASVAVLPEAEEFDLEINMNDVRKDIFCASGPGGQSVNTTYSAIRLTHIPTGIVVQCQDQKSQLKNFDKAFEELRTRIYNLEYQKYLDEIASKRKTMVSTGDRSAKIRTYNYPQGRVTDHRINLTLYNLAAVMDGDIQEIIDKLQVAENAERLRASEEN from the coding sequence ATGCCGGATAATTCGATCCTTTCACGCCTCGATGGCTTGAAAATCAAATATGAAGAGATCGGTCAGCAGATGACCGATCCGGAAGTAATCGCCGACGTCAGGAAATTCATCGCGCTGAACAAGGAGTACAAAGAGCTCGAACCGATCGTCCACACCAGCGAAAAATACCGCACCGCGCTCAATAACCTTGCAGGTGCCAAAGAGATTCTGGCAACCGAAAAGGATGAGGAATTGCGTGAAATGGCCCGTATGGAGGTATCCGAACTGGAGCCTGCCGTAGCGCAAATGGAGGAACAGATCAAACTGTTACTGATTCCGGCCGATCCGCAGGACAGCAAGAACGCGATCGTCGAGATTCGCGGCGGAACGGGCGGCGACGAGGCGGCGATCTTTGCCGGCGACCTGTTGCGCATGTATACCAAATTCGTTGAAAAGAGAGGGTGGAAGTATGAGATCAACAGCGCCAGCGAAGGCAGCTCGGGCGGCTTCAAGGAGGTCGTGATGAAGGTGACCGGAGACGGCGTGTACGGCGTGTTGAAGTACGAGTCGGGCGTGCACCGCGTACAGCGCGTGCCGCAGACCGAGACGCAGGGACGCGTCCATACGTCGGCCGCATCGGTGGCCGTACTGCCCGAAGCAGAGGAGTTCGATCTGGAGATCAATATGAACGATGTGCGCAAGGATATTTTTTGTGCGTCGGGTCCCGGCGGCCAGTCTGTCAATACAACCTATTCGGCCATCCGCCTGACCCATATCCCGACCGGTATCGTCGTGCAGTGCCAGGACCAGAAATCGCAGCTCAAGAACTTCGACAAGGCTTTCGAGGAGTTGCGTACCCGTATTTACAACCTCGAGTACCAGAAATACCTCGACGAGATCGCTTCGAAACGCAAGACGATGGTCTCTACCGGCGACCGCAGTGCGAAGATCCGCACCTACAACTACCCGCAGGGCCGTGTGACCGACCACCGCATCAACCTGACGCTTTACAACCTCGCGGCGGTGATGGACGGCGATATTCAGGAGATCATCGACAAGTTGCAGGTAGCCGAAAACGCCGAGCGTCTGCGTGCCAGCGAGGAGAATTAG
- a CDS encoding S-adenosylmethionine:tRNA ribosyltransferase-isomerase, which yields MNNELLISDYNYPLPEDRIAKFPLERREMSKLLVYEKGGISESRFARIGEALPAGAMLVFNNTKVIRARLVFYKPTGARIEIFCLEPHDPADYERAFAVKGSCRWSCIVGNLKKWKDDELHIDFEAEGRAQRLTARKAGQTDKEQIIEFSWNGDQSFGQLLEALGRIPIPPYLCRESEELDNSRYQTVYSKFEGSVAAPTAGLHFTPEIIAELRNTGHLTDEVTLHVGAGTFLPVKTDEVTRHKMHTEHFEIRLSTIRNLIDHLGEVIAVGTTSVRTLESLCALGWRILSSGSPDAERPVGQWEIYDVPVQRETRELLEALSVYLEQERLAKLKTATQIMIMPGYRYRIVRGIITNFHQPQSTLLLLVSAFIGEDWRKVYDFALNNDFRFLSYGDSSLLLP from the coding sequence GTGAACAACGAACTGCTCATATCCGACTACAACTATCCGCTGCCAGAAGACCGCATCGCCAAATTTCCGCTCGAGCGACGCGAAATGTCCAAATTGCTCGTTTACGAGAAGGGCGGCATCTCCGAAAGCCGCTTCGCACGCATCGGCGAAGCGCTTCCCGCCGGAGCGATGCTCGTATTCAACAACACGAAAGTGATCCGTGCACGGCTGGTTTTCTACAAACCTACCGGCGCACGCATCGAAATTTTCTGCCTCGAGCCCCACGATCCGGCCGATTACGAGCGGGCTTTCGCCGTCAAAGGATCCTGCCGTTGGAGCTGCATTGTCGGGAACCTGAAAAAATGGAAAGACGACGAACTGCACATCGATTTCGAGGCGGAGGGCCGGGCGCAGCGCCTGACGGCACGGAAAGCCGGCCAGACCGACAAGGAACAAATCATCGAATTTTCGTGGAACGGCGACCAAAGTTTCGGCCAGTTGCTCGAAGCACTCGGACGCATCCCGATCCCGCCTTACCTCTGCCGCGAAAGCGAAGAGCTCGACAACAGCCGTTACCAGACCGTCTATTCGAAATTCGAGGGTTCGGTCGCAGCACCGACCGCAGGGCTCCACTTCACGCCGGAGATCATCGCGGAACTGCGAAATACCGGGCACCTGACGGATGAAGTGACGCTTCATGTTGGAGCCGGTACATTCCTGCCTGTCAAGACCGACGAAGTAACACGGCACAAGATGCACACCGAACATTTCGAGATCCGGCTCTCGACGATCCGCAACCTGATCGACCACTTGGGAGAGGTTATCGCCGTAGGCACCACCAGCGTCCGCACCCTCGAATCACTCTGCGCGCTCGGCTGGCGCATACTTTCGTCCGGATCGCCCGATGCGGAGCGGCCCGTCGGACAGTGGGAAATCTACGACGTTCCCGTCCAGCGGGAGACGAGGGAACTGCTGGAGGCCCTGTCCGTTTATTTGGAACAAGAGCGTCTGGCTAAGCTGAAAACGGCTACGCAGATCATGATTATGCCGGGGTACCGCTACCGGATCGTCCGCGGCATCATTACGAACTTTCACCAGCCGCAAAGCACGCTGCTGCTGCTGGTCTCGGCATTTATCGGCGAAGATTGGCGCAAAGTTTACGATTTCGCGCTGAATAACGACTTCCGGTTCCTGAGCTACGGAGACAGTTCGCTGCTGCTTCCCTGA
- a CDS encoding DUF454 family protein — MKKTFLKIVGYLSVALGFAGAFLPLVPTTPLLLLALWCFSRSSPKMNAWLLGNRMFGRYLKDYEQGRGIPKVVKVSSVIILWSSILFTTIVFTEAWWLRALLLLMALLVSVHILNLKTLLTGSKILVLIPTAMEGEKFAANLPPNVAVETIGIGPYRSAFNTYHHILRHRPRMAILAGIAGTYPGSGLSTGESRLVKAENAADLGSFLPEGFQPKFAERLECPHIPQETTFSTADSNTLSAASAPFVERSGAQLENMEGASFFYVCTQSGTPFLELRTISNRVGEPFPDWDIETATDNLARDLNRLIHELEA; from the coding sequence ATGAAAAAAACCTTCCTGAAAATAGTCGGATACCTCTCTGTCGCGTTGGGATTTGCCGGGGCGTTCCTGCCGCTGGTTCCCACCACGCCGTTGCTGTTGCTGGCCCTGTGGTGCTTCTCGAGAAGTTCGCCGAAGATGAATGCATGGCTGCTGGGCAACCGCATGTTCGGGCGTTACCTGAAAGATTACGAACAGGGCCGGGGTATCCCGAAGGTCGTAAAAGTTTCGTCGGTCATCATTCTCTGGAGTTCCATCCTCTTCACCACGATCGTCTTCACCGAAGCATGGTGGTTGCGGGCGCTGCTGCTCCTGATGGCTTTGCTGGTCTCAGTCCACATCCTGAACCTGAAGACGCTGCTGACCGGATCGAAAATCCTGGTTCTGATTCCCACTGCAATGGAAGGAGAGAAATTCGCCGCAAACCTGCCGCCGAACGTCGCGGTCGAAACCATCGGCATCGGCCCTTACCGCAGCGCATTCAACACCTACCACCATATCCTGCGCCACCGTCCCCGTATGGCGATCCTGGCGGGGATCGCCGGAACCTATCCCGGAAGCGGATTGTCCACGGGAGAGAGCCGGTTGGTAAAGGCCGAAAACGCTGCCGACCTGGGTTCGTTCCTGCCGGAAGGATTCCAACCCAAATTCGCGGAGCGGTTGGAATGCCCGCACATCCCGCAGGAGACGACGTTCTCAACGGCCGACAGCAACACGCTCAGTGCCGCCTCGGCCCCGTTTGTCGAGCGCAGCGGCGCACAACTCGAAAATATGGAAGGCGCTTCGTTTTTCTATGTTTGCACACAAAGCGGAACGCCGTTCCTCGAACTGCGGACCATTTCGAACCGCGTCGGCGAACCGTTCCCCGACTGGGACATCGAAACCGCCACGGACAACCTGGCCCGCGACCTAAACCGATTGATCCATGAACTTGAAGCTTAA
- a CDS encoding YgiQ family radical SAM protein, which yields MTVHDTHTPGRKAPAYKPADWLPTSLKEVRARGWDELDVILFSGDAYIDHPSFGAAVIGRLLEAEGLRVAIVPQPNWKDDLRDFRKLGRPRLFFGVSGGAMDSMVNHYTANKRLRSDDAYTAGGKAGFRPDYVVTVYTRILKQLYPDTPVIIGGIEASLRRTTHYDYWSDSLKPSVLVESGADLLIYGMGDKTMPEIARAMRGGYNLNLLRKLPQVAFLAARKQIETLPENRIMLHSFERCLKDKKAFGENFVRIETESNRMQAATLVEPVGDRFVVVNPPYPSISETDLDRSFALPYTRLPHPRYNGKGDIPAYEMIKFSVNLHRGCFGGCSFCTISAHQGKFVSSRSEESILREVCQIAAMPGFKGYLSDLGGPSANMYRMKGKNQALCAKCSRPSCIHPSVCRNLDNSHRPLIDLYRKVSAVKGIKKAFIGSGIRYDLFEQDGGAYLREVIRNHVSGRLKVAPEHTEEHVLKLMRKPPFDRFRELNAQFNRICSEEGLNYQLIPYFISSHPGCTEMDMRHLADETRRLHFRLEQVQDLTPTPMTLSSVMFYTGENPYTGEKVYVARSQEEKRRQKSYFFGWKKR from the coding sequence TTGACCGTACACGATACACATACACCGGGACGCAAGGCACCCGCCTATAAACCGGCAGACTGGCTGCCCACTTCGCTCAAGGAGGTGCGGGCACGGGGATGGGATGAACTCGACGTAATCCTCTTCTCGGGAGACGCCTACATCGACCACCCGTCGTTCGGCGCAGCGGTGATCGGACGCCTGCTCGAAGCCGAAGGTCTGCGAGTAGCCATCGTGCCGCAGCCCAATTGGAAGGACGACCTGCGCGACTTCCGCAAACTGGGACGGCCGCGCCTCTTCTTCGGCGTCTCGGGCGGAGCGATGGACTCGATGGTGAACCATTATACGGCCAACAAGCGGTTGCGCAGCGACGACGCCTACACGGCCGGGGGTAAAGCGGGTTTCAGGCCCGACTATGTCGTGACAGTCTATACCCGCATCCTCAAGCAGCTCTATCCCGATACGCCGGTCATCATCGGCGGCATCGAAGCATCGTTGCGGCGCACCACACACTACGACTACTGGAGCGATTCGCTCAAGCCTTCGGTATTGGTCGAGAGCGGTGCCGACCTGCTGATTTACGGCATGGGCGACAAGACGATGCCCGAAATCGCACGGGCGATGCGCGGCGGCTATAACCTGAACCTGCTGCGTAAACTGCCGCAAGTGGCCTTCCTGGCCGCACGCAAACAAATCGAAACACTGCCCGAAAACCGGATTATGCTCCACAGTTTCGAGCGGTGCCTGAAAGATAAAAAAGCCTTCGGCGAAAATTTCGTCCGGATCGAAACCGAATCGAACCGCATGCAGGCCGCCACATTGGTAGAACCGGTGGGAGACCGGTTCGTGGTGGTCAATCCCCCCTATCCTTCTATCTCGGAAACAGATTTAGACCGCAGTTTCGCATTGCCCTACACGCGCCTGCCGCACCCGCGCTACAACGGCAAAGGGGATATCCCGGCCTACGAAATGATCAAATTCTCGGTCAACCTGCACCGGGGATGCTTCGGGGGATGCAGCTTCTGCACGATTTCGGCCCACCAGGGCAAGTTCGTTTCGAGCCGCAGCGAAGAGTCGATCCTCAGAGAGGTTTGCCAAATCGCTGCAATGCCCGGTTTCAAAGGCTACCTTTCCGACCTGGGCGGCCCGTCGGCCAACATGTACCGCATGAAAGGCAAAAACCAGGCGCTCTGCGCCAAATGCAGCCGTCCCTCATGCATCCATCCGTCGGTATGCCGGAACCTCGACAACAGTCACCGTCCGCTGATCGATCTATACCGCAAGGTTTCGGCTGTCAAAGGAATTAAAAAAGCCTTTATCGGCAGCGGCATCCGCTACGACCTGTTCGAACAGGACGGCGGCGCTTACCTGCGCGAAGTGATCCGAAACCATGTGTCGGGACGGCTCAAAGTCGCCCCCGAACACACCGAGGAACATGTCCTGAAACTGATGCGCAAACCGCCGTTCGACCGATTCCGTGAGCTCAACGCGCAATTCAACCGCATCTGCTCGGAAGAGGGGCTTAACTATCAACTGATCCCATATTTCATTTCGAGCCATCCGGGCTGCACCGAGATGGATATGCGCCACCTGGCCGACGAGACGCGACGGCTCCACTTCCGGCTCGAACAGGTGCAGGACCTGACCCCGACGCCGATGACCCTCTCTTCGGTCATGTTCTACACCGGAGAGAACCCGTACACGGGAGAAAAGGTCTACGTGGCCCGCAGCCAAGAGGAAAAACGGCGGCAGAAAAGCTACTTCTTCGGCTGGAAAAAACGGTAG
- a CDS encoding methyltransferase domain-containing protein: protein MSDKDLLKNRFAANLRSYNSLAVVQERICEELAELIGTHVPGKITRGLEVGTGTGFLTRRLLERYPDAEWTLNDLVEASECFLQPYVGGRKTQCYWGDAESLPAFGRPFDLIATASTVQWFDNLPAFLNRTQEMLAAGGRLALSTFGPDNFEEIRATTGDGLVYYTSAELAGLLKQAGLTIEEQKEYARRLEFGSPTDVLRHIKATGVNAIRKTRWTPRRLTDFETLYRSRFSTSSGTVTLTYHPILIVARK from the coding sequence ATGAGCGATAAAGACCTGCTGAAAAACCGTTTTGCGGCGAATCTGCGCAGCTACAATTCACTGGCCGTCGTGCAGGAGCGTATTTGCGAAGAACTCGCGGAATTGATCGGGACGCATGTCCCCGGAAAAATCACCCGGGGATTGGAAGTGGGTACCGGAACGGGCTTCCTGACCCGGCGGCTTCTGGAGCGCTACCCCGACGCAGAATGGACGCTGAACGATCTGGTCGAAGCGTCGGAATGCTTCCTGCAGCCCTACGTCGGCGGCCGTAAAACGCAATGTTATTGGGGAGACGCCGAATCGCTGCCCGCGTTCGGCAGGCCGTTCGACCTGATCGCCACCGCTTCGACGGTACAATGGTTCGACAACCTGCCCGCTTTCCTCAACCGTACCCAAGAGATGCTCGCTGCCGGGGGCAGATTGGCGCTCAGCACCTTCGGCCCCGACAACTTCGAAGAGATCCGGGCGACGACCGGGGACGGCCTCGTTTACTACACCTCTGCGGAACTGGCCGGTTTACTGAAACAGGCAGGATTGACAATCGAAGAACAAAAGGAGTACGCACGCCGCCTGGAGTTCGGCTCCCCGACCGACGTACTGCGGCACATCAAGGCGACCGGGGTAAACGCAATCCGCAAAACCCGCTGGACCCCGCGACGGCTGACAGATTTCGAAACGCTCTACCGCAGCCGGTTTTCGACTTCTTCAGGCACAGTGACACTTACTTATCACCCGATCCTGATCGTGGCGAGAAAATAG
- the pyrF gene encoding orotidine-5'-phosphate decarboxylase, which yields MNAEQLFARIEAKRSFLCVGLDTDMNKIPRHLWAGDDPVFAFNRAIVDATAPYAVCYKPNLAFYEDNGEKGWVSFRRTVEYIRERYPDIFIIADAKRGDIGNTSKMYARAFFSGNLVDAVTLSPYMGYDTVEPFLQFDGKWAVILALTSNPSAADFEMQRLEEGGFLYEKVIDTSKEWGTADNIMYVVGATQARMLKGIRELVPDHFLLVPGVGAQGGSLEEVARFGMNRQCGLLVNSSRGIIYADNTERFANAAAEKAAELASQMSELLTKYL from the coding sequence ATGAACGCCGAACAGCTTTTCGCCCGGATCGAGGCTAAACGCAGTTTTCTTTGCGTGGGGCTCGATACCGATATGAACAAGATTCCGCGCCATTTGTGGGCCGGGGACGATCCCGTCTTCGCCTTTAACAGGGCTATCGTGGATGCTACCGCACCCTATGCGGTGTGTTACAAGCCCAATCTGGCTTTCTACGAGGACAACGGGGAGAAGGGTTGGGTCAGTTTCCGCCGGACGGTGGAGTACATCCGGGAACGGTATCCCGATATCTTCATTATTGCCGATGCGAAACGGGGGGATATCGGCAACACGTCGAAAATGTATGCCCGGGCCTTTTTCTCCGGGAATCTGGTCGATGCGGTGACGCTTTCGCCCTACATGGGTTACGATACGGTCGAACCGTTCCTGCAGTTCGACGGCAAATGGGCCGTTATCCTTGCGTTAACCTCTAATCCGAGTGCGGCCGATTTCGAAATGCAGCGGCTCGAAGAGGGGGGCTTCCTTTATGAGAAGGTGATCGACACGTCGAAAGAGTGGGGGACGGCCGATAACATCATGTATGTGGTCGGGGCGACGCAGGCCCGGATGCTGAAGGGTATCCGCGAGCTTGTGCCGGACCATTTCCTGCTGGTGCCGGGTGTCGGCGCGCAGGGGGGGAGTCTCGAAGAGGTCGCCCGGTTCGGTATGAACCGCCAGTGCGGGCTGTTGGTCAACTCGTCGCGCGGGATCATCTATGCCGACAACACCGAACGTTTCGCCAATGCGGCGGCGGAAAAAGCTGCCGAACTCGCCTCGCAGATGTCGGAATTGCTGACGAAATACCTGTGA